A single window of Pseudomonadota bacterium DNA harbors:
- a CDS encoding metalloregulator ArsR/SmtB family transcription factor, giving the protein MITFEEAEIRSRIIKAMSHPVRLMIIEVLKEGELSFSKINEMFESDKSTVSKHLLVLKESGIVSSKKSGSDMIYKLEVPCITDFFGCVTAVIENTVKRQQACLCKR; this is encoded by the coding sequence ATGATAACCTTCGAAGAAGCAGAAATAAGGAGTAGAATTATTAAGGCCATGTCTCACCCGGTCAGGTTGATGATTATTGAGGTGCTCAAGGAAGGTGAATTGTCCTTTTCGAAGATTAATGAAATGTTCGAATCCGATAAATCGACCGTTTCAAAGCACCTCCTCGTATTAAAAGAGTCAGGGATTGTGTCATCGAAAAAAAGCGGGTCTGACATGATCTACAAGCTGGAAGTACCGTGCATAACGGATTTTTTTGGTTGCGTTACGGCAGTGATTGAAAATACCGTAAAGAGACAGCAGGCTTGTTTATGCAAAAGATAG